The sequence below is a genomic window from Aureispira sp. CCB-E.
TAAGGAAATCGTTGAGAGAAATGGTCAACGTCAAATGCGCACCAAACGAAGTGTTGCCTTAACACCAACCGATTTGACTTGCCTACCAATGGAAAAAGATGCTTTTCTTGCTCTTAAAGACAAAGTTCAAAATGCCGCTGCTGACCAACGCTTAAATATTGCTCAAGATGGTATCAAAGGTCAATGCATGACTCCTAAACAAATCAAAGTGGTTGGTGATTTAATTTTAAGTGAGGTAGATCAAAATAACTTTGCCATTGCAGCAAAAGAGGTTTGTGCCAATCCTAAAAAGTTTCCTTATACCATTTCTGATCCTGTTGTTGTCAAAGAACCAAAGGCAGACCCCCAAAAAGAGGTCAAAGAAGTTAAAGAGGTCATCAAAGAAGAACCTGTTGTGGTCGAAGAACCTACAAAGGAAAAAACAAAAGCAGAGTTAAAAGCAGAACTAAAAGCTTTAAAAGAGAAACAAAAAGCCGAAAAAGCTGCTGCTAAGGCGAAGAAAAAGGCAGAAAAAGCTGCTGCCAAAGCTAAAAAGAAAGCCGAAAAAGAAGTGGCTAAGGCAAAGAAAAAAGCGGAAAAAGAAGCAGCTAAAGCTAAAAAGAAATAGTACGAGTTGCAATTATTGATGCTAACTCAGATCAATTCTACAAATACTATAAGACCTTCTGTGCATTTTTGTTGTACAGGAGGTTTTTTGTTGCTTATTAGGTATTGTTGGGAACTAAATTAGGATCAAACCTTGTTACAATAGTATCATTATCAATACAAATAGCTTTACTATTATGATATTAAATTTCACAAGACCTGCCATATTAGCGCAACAATTTTCGTCCCGTGCTAAAAAGCACAAGCAAGTGCCTTTGTCAACCCCCAATCATAGCGCATATAAAAAGGCACAAAGTTTACTTATTTGGGGAAGTATTCTTTTAAGTATTTTTTGTTTAATACTTGCTGCTGCTTATTGGGGTTAGGTAACGTTACTTTTATCACAAAACTATTTTTTCATCTAAAAATATCAATCATTATGCCTGGCGCAGGAAGCATGCTGCATGCTATTGTCTCATTACGAGAAAACAAGCGAAGCCACACTCCTTTTCCAACCAAAGATTTTGACAAATCTATTGGCACAACACCACTTGTATTTAAAAAAGCAAGCCAAACGGAACGCACCAAAGCAGCACAACATTTAGAGCAAATAAAGAACAACGAAAATACACGTTTAATGCTGGTATTTTTTATTATTGCTACAATTACAATAACATTACTAGCTATCTATTTCTTAAACAGATAATTTGATGAATCCTATATTGCTCTTATTTTCCTTTATTTTACTAACAACAGCTTGTAATAACCCTTCTTCTCCTAGACCTCAAACGGTCTCCTCTAGTCCGTTACTTTTATTACAAAAACAACAAATTGACTCTACCAATTTTGAACTGTTTTTAAGAGCATTTAAAAAAGAGCAAATCTTAGAAGTTTGGGCAAAAGAGAAACTTGGGCAGCAATTTAAAAAAATACAAACGTATTCTTTTTGTACTTCTTCGGGCTTATTGGGACCTAAACGCCAGGAAGGAGATCGGCAAATTCCTGAAGGGTGTTACTGGATCGATCGCTTTAATCCCAATAGTAAATTTCATTTATCACTCGGTTTAAATTACCCAAATGATTCTGATCGAAAATTGGGGCATGCTCAATATCCTGGCGGTGATATTTTCATTCATGGCGGTTGTGCTAGTATTGGTTGTATTCCCATTACCAATAGAAAAATAGAAGAACTCTATGCTTTAACCTCCGAAGCACAACGCTTGGGGCAAACAAAAATTCAAGTCCATATTTTCCCATCCAACAAAATGAAGTCGTTGATTAATAATGCCACCCAACATATGGTATTTTGGCAAAATTTATATCCTATTTTTGATTACTTTGAAACCAAACATACCCTACCTAAAGTTTGGATAAAACCTAATGGCACTTATGCTATTGCAAACTAAGTATTATGATCTTATCAACAACTGAAATCATCCCGCAAAGACAAATTCGTCAAATTGTTGGACTGGTACGAGGTAATATAGCTTTTGCTAGAAACAAAAGTCGAAATACTTGGGTTGATTTAGCCAATCTAATGGGAGGGGAAATAGAAGATTTTTCTTTGATTCAAGCTCATGCAAGAGAGGAAGCTTTAAATAAAATGATTCAAGCCGCCCAAAAACTAAAAGCAGATGCTATCATTGGGCTTCGTTTTTCTAGTACAACGATAGAAGGCGTCTCTGAAATTTTGGCTTATGGGACTGCAGTGCAATTATACGAAATTGAATAAAGGATAAATACTTTTATAATTGAGACAAAAAGCAGCAAAAAAGATGCTTCCACCCCGACATAAACCATTCAACCTCAAAAACCTTAACAAAAAAAACGGAATAACAATTCTTTTTTGTCACTCCGTTTTTAAACTCTATTCCATAACAAGGCTAACTAAAAGTACTCAATATTTCTATAACTTTTCAGCATCATTCCTATAGTTAATGAATCGGTTTTAAGTTTTTTAGTCGCCCTAAAAATCTTCTTCGCCATAGTATTCTGCCCAGATATTGCGCGTTTCATACAACTTCACACAATGCATTCGACAGTTGGCATCCAAATGAGGCTCTATCTGTTTCCAGATATAATACACCAAGTTTTCAGTTGTTGGCGGTGTTCCTTTCGGCAAGAAATTAGGGTCCATGTTTAGATTGCTATGATCTAAGATATCGCAAACTTCTTTTTTAATAATTGTACTCAATTTCTTCGCATCCATAATAAACCCCGTCACAGGATCAGGTTTACCTTTGATGGTCACCATTAAATCATAATTATGGCCATGAAAATTTTTATTGGCACATTTGCCAAATACTTGAAAGTTTTTTTCTTCAGACCATTCGTGTACCCACAATTGGTGAGCAGCATTAAAATTCTCTCTACGAGTTAAATAAATAATCATTTCTTATTCAACGTTTTGTACCTATCAACTAATTTTCAGTTGTTCTGGGGAATAGCCAGTTGGTCGTGACGTAATATTTTTTTAGTTTGCAACTACTTTATAATGATAGTGCTACTCTAAAAATAGTAGAGCGCCTCCTACCCTATTCTTGTTAACAAACTATAATTCTATTAAAAATTGTAGCGTATCAACGCCATCTGCATAGTCCTCCAAAGCAGGCTTTTGAGCTTGCCCTAAAAGAACCGTATTTTTTTGTGGAAGGTTCATTTTTGTCGCAATACATTGTATTTGCTCCTTTGCTCCTTCCAATTTTGCTTGTAGATCTTCTTCATTATTATAATACTCAAAATGTACCGAAGAAATACGAGACAACAAACTTTCATGTTCCAATAACATCAAACAATCATTGGCTAAATGAGGGACATTATTCAACAGATAAATAGAACGATTGTAATCGTAATTATTTTTGTATTTATTGTGATCCATTATCGTTTTATAATGCTGATCCATTAGGCTCAAGAAATTGAAAAAATCATATTCCTTGGGTACATATAGTTTGGCAACAGAACGGCACCCCAAGCCAAAATAGGCAAAAATATCGCTTCCCAAAGCCAACAATTCTTCCTCTGTTTCTGTCCCATCCAGAACGGCAATTGAATTTCTATTCTTTCGAATGATATTGGGATATTTGCTAAAATATTGCTCAAAGTATAAGGCTGAATTATTACTTCCAGTAGCAATAACCGCATCAAAATCTTTCAATCGCAACACAGGCTTAAAGTAAGCAGCACTTCTTGGATCTTCTTTTATCATAAAGTCAATCATGTATGGAATCAAGTATTGATCTTTTTCAGAATACTTGAGCATAGCTTGATGACCTGCGATAAACGTTGTTAATACATCATGAAAACCAACTGCAGGAATATTACCTGCCAAGACCAGACCAATTTTTTTAGACCTTCTCTCTTCCTTCAAAGATGGATAGTTAGCGATCCAAGCTTCTAAAGCCGATGCGGTTAAAAATTCGGTTGCAAAATTTTGCAAGGCATTTCGTGAATTTTCCTTTGTCAGCCAACGATTATTTCGTTCTGTGTAAGCAATTGCATATTGTCTTGCTTCGGTATCTTGCTGTATATAAGCTCCTAATTTTACCAATAAAGCCAAACGCTCCTGTAATTTCATAGTTGGTTTTTATTTTAGAACTGCAAATTTCTTAAAAAAAAGCGAATATTTAGTGATTAGCCCTCTAATTTTTGGCTTTTCTTTAGTCATAAATCAAAATGCCCCCCAATTTGCAAAAAAAAAGACCTCAAACAATCGTGCTTGAGGTCTTGTTCTGTGTTTTTATTTTTTTATTTAACAGGAGGTGTTGGAGGTGCTTGTTGTTGCGGAGCATAAGGTTGCAAACGCGCTAACATTTCCTTTTTGTAGGCTTCATCAGAAGTCAAACTGACAAACTGCATCAGCTGCTGAATCATTCCCAACATTTCGTTGCGTTCTCCTGCAAAAGCTTTTTGATCTGCCGCAGAAGTTAAACTATTGTAGAACGATAAACGATCAATCAAGGCTTCTGCCAAAATATCCATATGTTGTTTAGCTTTTTCCTCTGTTGCTTCCGACTTTAATTCTACTAAATAGAAACGAATTCCTTGCAAGGACATTCTACTTTGTTCGTATGGGAAGTTCATATGTGGGAACGACTCAAAGAACTTGTCTACAGTCGCTTCTGCACGTTTCTTGTCTCCTTCTCTAATTAAAGCATCCGTCAAGCGAACAAATCCATACTGCAAGCTATGTACAGAAGGCATATAACTCTCATTGATAAAGAAGTCTTTCTTATCAAAGTTCCCCCATCTAAACTTACCTGGTTGCTCCTCTGTTCCTACCATATTCTCATACATTAAATCGGTATCGACTTTTCCCATCAAGATAGCGGTTGTTGATTGACTTGGAGTTCTATAAGGAACGATACGTAAGGCCATTCCCTCTAACATCAAGTAATCTTTTAGTCCCATAATTTTTTCTGGGCGACAAGTCACCGCAAAATAAATAGGACGTTCCCAACCACGTTGCGCATTGGTCGCAATAATATCCATCAAAGCAATCTCATCTTTCATCATAAACTGCCCTTCTTTCAATTTAAACTTGACAGCAGGCAAGATCATAGAATCAGGAATACTCTCGTTGATAGCTCCATTTTTAATTGCTTTTTCCTTATCAACAGGAAGGTAGACATTTCTAGCAGGAATGTAACTAGCATACTGCTCTAGCATTTGTGGATTCATATTACTTGGCGTAGAACCTACAAATTTAATGACATCGTGCAAATTGATATAACGTTCTCCTTGTGTAATTTGGAAAGGCAAGTAATTTCTGAGTTTTCCTCTATAAGCTGCCTTAGGTATGGTCATTTCTATTTTTGGCGATTCGTTAATTTTACGACGCAACTGGTCGATATACCAGTCCACAGCCAATAAACTAAAGTTGATGACACGAACATCAGGACGAATATTTTCGACCTCTTGAGCATACCACAATGGATAGGTATCGTTGTCTCCATAGGTAAATATAATGGCATTAGGCGCACAAGACTCCAAGAAGTTGATGGCATAATCTCTAGCACCATATTGGTCGGCACGAGAATGATCGTCCCAGTTTTCTGCTCCCATAATAACAGGGGCTGTTAACACCAAAACAGTTGCCAAACCTGCTGCTCCTATTCCTGGTATTTTGTCTTTCAATAACTCGTAAATGTATGGCACAGCCATTCCCATCCACATACAGAAGGTAAAGATAGATCCCACAATTACATAATCACGCTCTCTAGGCTCTCTAGGCGGTTGGTTGGTAAAGACAATAATGGCAATTCCTGTCATTAAGAACAACACTCCCAAGGCGGCTGCTTCTCTTGAACGTTTTGAAGCATGAAAAATCAATCCAATTAAACCAAAAATAAATGGCAAAAAGTAATATGTATTTCTCGATTTATCTTCTTTGATGTATTTCGGCAAATTAGATTGGCTGTGCAAACGCATCGCATCAATAGGAGCTATACCCGACAACCAGTTTCCTCTAGTCACTTTACCATCTGTTCCTTGCAACGCATTTTGTCGACCAATAAAGTTCCAAGCAAAATAACGTCCATACATATACCCTAATTGGTATTCAAAAAAGAAACCGATATTATTGGCCATGGTTGGTTTTCCTGAAGGACCAAGGCTCATCCATTTCATATATTCTCCTGCACGGTCAAAGTGTCCCAATCGAGGGAAAAACATCATGTCACTTGACTTATACCCTACATCTCTTTTTTCATCCACAATCTCATAAACCATTTTCCCATCTTTCTCTACTGGTCTCCAAACATCTTTATCCTTAGGATATTCACCACTGCGTTCAGATGCGAAATGAGGACCATAAATCAAAGGACGAGTTCCATATTGTTCGCGATTTAAGTACGACAACATACTATATGGGTCACTTGGATTATTCATATTAATAGCGGTCTCAGCATTGGCACGAACGACAACCATACCATAAGAAGAGAATCCAATCAATATCATAGCAAACATCATTGTTCCTAAATGTAGGTAATAGTTCTTTTTTTGATGTGCGTAACGCAAGGTTGCTATAATTCCTCCAACCAAAAGGATGATAAAGAACAAAACACCCATTCCCAAGCCTGTACCTAAGGTATTGACAAAGAAGAAATCAACAGCGGCAGCCATTTGAGGCAAACGAGGTATGATAAAATACTGTACGGCAACCAAGGCACCAAAACCTCCTATAAAGCCAATAATAGCCCCTTTCCAAGAGAAATTCGTGTCTCCATCTTCCAATTCTTTCTTTTTGAAATAGAATAAAACACCCAAAAATGGAATGGCTAACAAACTCAGCAAATGCACTCCGATAGACAAGCCCATCATATAGGCTATAAAAATCAACCAGCGATCTGCTTTCGGATGGTCGGTAACATACCACTTAATAGCTGCCCACATAACCAAACCTGTAAAGCCAGAAGACATCGCATAGACCTCTCCTTCTACCGCAGAGAACCAAACAGAAGTGGCAAAAGTAGTTGCCAAACCAGCTACGACTCCAGAACCTAATATGGCTAAAGTCTCTCCTCCTTCTTGCGGAGCATCATAACGCCCTACCATTGCTAATTTGCTCAGCATAATGGTAGACCAACAGACAAACATAACTAAGAATGCCGTACAAAGTCCTGACATCACATTCAATGAATAAGCAATGGTTGAAGGATCGTCAGAAAATAACGTAGCTATCCATCCAAAAATGGATCCAATCATTAAGAATAAGGGTGCCCCTGGAGGATGCACAACTTCTAATTTATACGCTGCTGAGATAAACTCTCCACAATCCCACAAACTTGAGGTTGGTTCTGCCGTTAACATGTAAACTGTTGCCGCAACAGCAAACATCAACCATCCAGTAATAGTACTGAGTCTATTAAATGATTTCATTCTTATTTTTTAAATTGTTGTGATGCTATATGATATGGTAAAATCAAATTTGGTCTAAAAATTTATCCTAAGTTTTTTAAACTCATTTTTAGGACATACAAAGGTAGAAATTCTATACTCTTATACAAAAGATAGCCTTTGTTTTATCTTAGTCGATTCTAAGTTTTATTGGTTTAATCACAAAGTAGGAATTTTATTTCTTCTTAAAAAAAGATGTTTGATTCTAATTTTAACATTTAACGGGACATTAAACTATTTTTATCGACTTTAAAGTTTTTTTTAGAAAATGTTAGCTATGTTGTCCCTTAGATATAGCCTACAATCGTTGTTAACCATCTGTATTAGCCAGTAATATATCTTGAAAATAAAACCCTGTATCATACTCTAGCGTCTCTTTTCCATTAGAATAATCTTTATAAACTACTTCTCCTAATTGTATTGGAACAGGTCGTTTGAAAATAGGTCCATCATATACAAAGCTATGAAACTCTCCATTCTCACCACAAATATCAACATTGGGCGGCAGGTCATTGATAAAATCCATATCTAGTCTTCTTCCCACAAAACTCTTGTCCAAGTACCTAGCATTGACACAAACAACAATTGCTTTGAAGCCAAGGCTAATAAATTCTGTTAGAATTGCTTCTACAGGCAATTGCCACAGTGGAAAAAAAGCCTTGACACCTACTTTTTGGAGTTGCACTTCTCGATACGTCTTTAAATCCTCCAAATGAATGTCCCCAAATATAGAATGAGTCACGCCTGCGGTTTTAAAAACATTCATTTTAGTTTGCATCAACTCATTGTAAACCTCCATCGTATCCGAAGGAGGTAATTCTAACTTATACAAGGGAAGCTCTAAAGCTGCTGCTTGAGCATCTAGCAATTCCTCTCGAATGCCATGCATGGTTATTCGACGCAACTGATGACTTATGGTTGTAAATAAACCGTGTAGAGGAATGCCTCCTGCCAATGTTTTGTAGAGTGCTAAGGTAGAATCTTTTCCACCACTCCAATTCATAATTGCTCGCATCTTTTCTGTCTTTATGTTTTATGATTCGTTTTTTAGGGCAATTTTTGTGTAGAAATGGATGTTGGCTCTAGGCTTAAAAAGCCGTTTGTAACAAACAGCCCGACCACCAAACATAGGCCATACTAAATATAGCAACTATATTGGACATCAATGCAAATAATTTCATCTCCCAAACGGAGTAAGTTTTGTCTTTATATAAAAGAAAAACATCCAACAGCAACCACATTAAGCCCATTGCCAATATTCCTCCAAAAATATATTCTTGATAAACAACTAACAGCAAAATAACTTCTAACAATACAATAGTTATAATAAGTAATTTTGTGTTTCGAATGCCTAAAATTGTTCCCGTTGTTTTTCGTCCAGTTTTTTTATCAGGCTCAATATCCATTACTTCTCCCATCATATGAGATTGTATTGCAAATAGAAATAAATAGACATAGGTTTGCCAAGGCAAACCCTCTAAATTATTGATCCATATACTCAAAGGAACTACTAATAAATATCCCACTTGACACAACAATTCTAAAGGAGGATGGCTCCTCAAACCTTTTTCTGGCAGGTTGTACAAACCATTTATTACAATAAACAGGACTAAAAATAACCCAACCTCCCAACCTCCTATACCAATCAATACAGGAAAAAATAGGAGCTGACTAATTGCAATCGCTTGCCACAAAACGTCTAAATCTTTCTTTGTCCCCCTAGCACCAAACCAAAAACTATCTTTTCTAGGGTTTAAAGCATCTGTCTCATAATCAACAATGTCATTCCAACCATACACCAGAAAATTGAGCGGAAAGCAGACATAAAAAAGCCCGTACCAAAATTCCCAAGTGCTTACGATTGTACTCATTTGACTCGTTGGCAACAAATACAACCAAAGTGTTGCAAACCAAAGGCCAGGACGGGATACCTTTAAGTAAAATAAGAGTTGTTTTAACATACTAGAGGATTAGAAGATCGATAGTATAGATGCCACTTAAACAAATTCAATTCATTTAAAAATAAGCAAATTCTTTGTAAATCGTAATCCATCAATCATTCGTAGCATTACTCCTTACTCCTTCCTCATTTCAGCAAACCATTCCTTCTAAAAAAACGAAAGATTTGAAAATTAAAATAATGAATCACATTAAATTTTTAATTTTCAAATCTCTCTATTGATGAACTTAATAACTACTAAATAGTACCACTTATTTCCTTGTCTACACTACAAGCCTGTTGATTTTAAGCGTTTTGAGATATCAGATACTTCACTTTTGAAACGTGTATCGTTTTCCAATAAAGATTCGATAGAACGGCAAGCATGTATTACAGTACTGTGATCTCGTCCTCCAAAAGCATTTCCAATGTGTTTCAAAGACTTATTGCTCAATTGTTTTGCCAAATACATAGACAACTGTCTGGCTCGAACAACAAAGCGTTTTCTTGTTTTTTCTTTTAATTTTTCAACAGGCAAATCGTAGTGTTCGGCTACAATTTTTTGAATTAATTCAACCGTAACCTCACTGGATATGTTGTCAACAAATTTACTAATCACTTCTTTTGCCAGATCAATATCAATATCTCGTTGGTTTAAAGCAGCCTGAGCAATAATAGAAATTAATACCCCTTCCATTTCACGAACATTTGTCCGCACGTTGTACGATATAAATTCGAGTACATTAGGAGGCAAATCAACTCCATCGTTATCCATTTTCATTTGGATGATTGCCATACGAGTTTCTAAGGAAGGAATTTGCAAATCCGCAGACAAACCCCATTTAAATCTAGAAATTAAACGTTCTTCGATGCCTGCCATTTCTTTTGGTGGACGATCGGAAGTCAAAATCAACTGCTTGCCTCCTTGATGCAAGTGATTAAAAATAGAGAAGAAAATATCCTGTGTTTTTTGTTTGTTTTCCAAAAACTGAATATCATCTACGATCAACAAATCGACCATTTGATAGAACTTCACAAAATCACTAATGGCGTTGTTTCGAAGCGCTTCAATAAATTGATTGGTAAATCGCTCTGAAGAAACGTACAACACTGCTTTTTCTGGAAATTGTGTCGCAACCTCATTGCCAATTGCATGTGCCAGATGTGTTTTTCCTAGACCTACATCGCCAAAAATCATCAAAGGATTAAAGGCGGTTTTTCCTGGACGCTTGGCAATCGCTAAGCCTGCGGAACGTGCCAAGCGGTTGCAGTCGCCTTCAATAAAATGCTCAAAGGTGTAGTTAGGATTCAGTTGAGAATCTATTTTTAACTTTTGGATACCAGGTATTACAAAAGGATTTTTAATTTTTCCACCTTTCAAACCACTCTTAGAAGCATTTGCCTCTAGATTTTCTTTCTTAAAAGAGGGTGTTTTAGGTATGTTTGTTTTTTTAGGAATCAAATACTCCAATTGAGCATCTGCTCCAATTTCTACTTGAATCGCTTCTTTTAAGACAACAACATAGTGTTCTTCTAGCCATTCATAGAAAAATTTATTTGGAACTTGTATTGTTAAAACTGAACCGTCTAGGCGCAACGGTCTAATTGGCTCAAACCAAGTAGAGAAACTTTGTGCGTTAACACTTTCCTTTATTTTTGCTAAACAATTTTGCCAAACTTGGACATGATCTGCACTCATAATGGCTTTATTATAATATAGGGTTATTCTTACTGAATAATACGGACTTGAAAATTTGATTTGGTTATTTGAGCCAACGCTAAGAACTACAATAATTCATGCAAAAATGGCGATTGTCTGAAGCCGTCAAAAGTCATTATTCTTTTTGAATTTTTGGCTGACAAAATCTTACACAGACTATTACAAATTAATAGTGTTTTAATGGGAATCTCCTATAGTATAAATATTTTCTGTATATTTCAAATTATGCTTGTTTTTGATACATTTTTAATCAAATAAGCAAAAAATGAAGCTTGTTTTCCACAAAAAGTTCCTAAACTAATTAGAGAAGTTTGGCTAAGGTCGTTAAAAAAAATGGGAATGGAAAAAAAAAAGGAATTTCAATTGACAAAAAAAAGAACTATTTATTTACCAAAAAAAAAAGCAAAAAAAATCTTTTTTTTTAACCCTACTTAAGACAACATAAATTACTTATTACAAACACCTTACTTGCAACATAAGCAAATAATTTACACCTTATAACACTAAATAAAAGTATTTAAATAGGAAGTTTTTAATTTTTGGAACTTGAATCTTTTTTCTTCATGACAACATCTCTGCAAAAAATCATGCCTACTTTGAATGAAAGTACTTTTTACACACTTTAAAGCCTAACTCTGCTCATTCTTTTCTTTCCAAATTGACCAAAACAACCAATAGAAATCCTGACGAACAATTCAATTATCCAATCGATTGATTTTTACATTGAATACATTTGTCTTGGCAATTCCGCTCAAAATAAACGTCCAATCGCCCTAAAACCATTCCTGCCCACCCTACTTGGGTAATCAAAGTTTCTTTGTTATCCACCGTTATAATCGTAGGTTTATCTAAAAAAGTATGGGTATGTCCTCCTATGATCAAATCAATATTTTGAGTACTAGTTGCCAGTACTACATCTGAAACTTTGTTGGTTTTATACATATACCCCAAATGCGACAAACAAATTACATAATCACACTTTTCTTCATTTTTTAAGATGTTAGCATAGTGGTTTGCCTTCTTTATGGGATCTGTATATCTAGTCTTTTTATACAATGGACTAGGTACCAATCCTTCTAGCTCTACACCAACTCCCAGTACACCAACTTTTATAGGTCCTTTTTGAAAAATTTGGTAGGGCTTGGTATGCCCATTCATAATCGTGTCTGAAAAGTCGTAATTACAATTGACCAATGGAAAATTAGCTTGAGTAGTCAACTGTTTGTGCAAGCCATCAATTCCACCATCAAAATCGTGATTTCCTATTGTGCCAGCATCATAGCCCATTTTGCTCATCAATTTCATCTCCAACTCTCCGCCAAAATAATTGAAGTAAGGAGTGCCTTGAAACATATCTCCCGCATCCAATAGCAAAACATGTTCTTCTTCTTGGCGAATTTTATTAATCAGTGCTGCTCGTTTGGCAATACCTCCACGTCCCTCATTCTTTCCTCCATCCATTGGAAAGGGTTCGATCCTGCTGTGTACATCATTTGTATGTAAAATTGTCAATTTATGCAATCGCCCTTCTTCGCTGCTAAAAGATGCAGCCTTTAAAAAGCTAGGCATCATACTAGTGCTACCCGCTACAACTGCCAAAGAACCCAATTTTCCTAAAAATGATCGTCGATTATACATATAATTCTTCTTGTTAGTACTTCGTTATCGCTTTGCTATTGCACACATCTTTGTATCAATTTTCCCACGAAGCCTTGTCCTGTGTTACTAATATTATTTTAAACCTTCAAATACACTCAAAACTACAAATAAAAATGCTTACTGAATAACGATTACCTTCCCTGTTTCTAAGGATTCTCCTTTTAAACGCAAATAATACGACCCCGCCGATAGCTTTTTTAAATCCAGTTCAACCTTATGTTGGACATTGCTTTTAAAGCGCTGTTGAAGTACTGTCTGGAGCATCTTTCCTGTAGCAACGTCTACGATTTCGATAGAAAGCTCTTGGCTGTTATGTAGTGAAAATGTTATCGAGAATTGCCCATCAGAAGGATTGGGGAAAACAGTTAGTTCTGTCGTATTTTTTACTCGATTCGTTATTTTTTTCTGATTGGTAATCGTAGCATTATAGTCCTTTGGGCTTGTCGGAGTAGTTAGGGGCGTTCGATGCCAATGATTTTCTTCATCTTTTAGCAGTAAACCTCTTTCAAATGTTTGGTTTGTTGTAGCATTTAAGATATCCATGTACCAAAATTCTGCAATAGCTGAATCCGATTTTATATCTAAGATACCGTAACCATGCTCTACAATATTAGAAAAAACTTGATTGGGATTAGCAGTAGCCATATAACCTTCTACAGCACCAACCACCCAACTTGGGTACCCCATTTCATCAAAATTACCTCTAGTGATAGAAGTTGGCAAAAATTCAACCGCTACAGAACCATTTCCTGTACTTCCATTATATCCACTGCCCGTCGGAGCTTGATGCAAATCGGCTGCCATAGAAACATGCGCGTCCCCACTTAAAACCATTACATTATTAATAGCATTATTTTCTATAAAATCTAATAAACGATCTCTAGAACCATCAAAGCCATCCCAACTTTTAGGATCTAGCACAGAACCATTTCCTATTGTT
It includes:
- the dnaA gene encoding chromosomal replication initiator protein DnaA — translated: MSADHVQVWQNCLAKIKESVNAQSFSTWFEPIRPLRLDGSVLTIQVPNKFFYEWLEEHYVVVLKEAIQVEIGADAQLEYLIPKKTNIPKTPSFKKENLEANASKSGLKGGKIKNPFVIPGIQKLKIDSQLNPNYTFEHFIEGDCNRLARSAGLAIAKRPGKTAFNPLMIFGDVGLGKTHLAHAIGNEVATQFPEKAVLYVSSERFTNQFIEALRNNAISDFVKFYQMVDLLIVDDIQFLENKQKTQDIFFSIFNHLHQGGKQLILTSDRPPKEMAGIEERLISRFKWGLSADLQIPSLETRMAIIQMKMDNDGVDLPPNVLEFISYNVRTNVREMEGVLISIIAQAALNQRDIDIDLAKEVISKFVDNISSEVTVELIQKIVAEHYDLPVEKLKEKTRKRFVVRARQLSMYLAKQLSNKSLKHIGNAFGGRDHSTVIHACRSIESLLENDTRFKSEVSDISKRLKSTGL
- a CDS encoding UbiA family prenyltransferase; protein product: MLKQLLFYLKVSRPGLWFATLWLYLLPTSQMSTIVSTWEFWYGLFYVCFPLNFLVYGWNDIVDYETDALNPRKDSFWFGARGTKKDLDVLWQAIAISQLLFFPVLIGIGGWEVGLFLVLFIVINGLYNLPEKGLRSHPPLELLCQVGYLLVVPLSIWINNLEGLPWQTYVYLFLFAIQSHMMGEVMDIEPDKKTGRKTTGTILGIRNTKLLIITIVLLEVILLLVVYQEYIFGGILAMGLMWLLLDVFLLYKDKTYSVWEMKLFALMSNIVAIFSMAYVWWSGCLLQTAF
- a CDS encoding bifunctional UDP-sugar hydrolase/5'-nucleotidase — translated: MYNRRSFLGKLGSLAVVAGSTSMMPSFLKAASFSSEEGRLHKLTILHTNDVHSRIEPFPMDGGKNEGRGGIAKRAALINKIRQEEEHVLLLDAGDMFQGTPYFNYFGGELEMKLMSKMGYDAGTIGNHDFDGGIDGLHKQLTTQANFPLVNCNYDFSDTIMNGHTKPYQIFQKGPIKVGVLGVGVELEGLVPSPLYKKTRYTDPIKKANHYANILKNEEKCDYVICLSHLGYMYKTNKVSDVVLATSTQNIDLIIGGHTHTFLDKPTIITVDNKETLITQVGWAGMVLGRLDVYFERNCQDKCIQCKNQSIG